A stretch of Aythya fuligula isolate bAytFul2 chromosome 1, bAytFul2.pri, whole genome shotgun sequence DNA encodes these proteins:
- the POLR1D gene encoding protein POLR1D — protein MEEEEEDPELERKAVEELLKEAKRGRTRAETMGAMGWLKCPLAGANKRFLINTIKNTLPSQKEQDQEREQREVSKEPEPNKSRKEEKPKKRRIHPYTPSFQSRRRVSYSPPRHRNRNQHTKDKYEKRSSKR, from the exons atggaggaggaggaggaggacccGGAGCTGGAGag GAAGGCTGTGGAAGAGTTGCTTAAAGAAGCAAAACGTGGGAGAACCAGAGCTGAAACAATGGGAGCGATGGGTTG GTTGAAATGTCCTCTTGCTGGTGCAAATAAAAGATTTCTTATTAATACCATCAAAAACACGTTACCATCTCAAAAAGAACAAGACCAAGAACGTGAGCAAAGGGAAGTCAGTAAGGAGCCGGAGCCaaacaaaagcaggaaagaagaaaaaccaaaGAAACGCAGAATTCATCCATACACACCCAGCTTTCAGTCCAGAAGGAGAGTCAGCTACTCTCCTCCTAGGCACCGAAACAGGAACCAGCACACAAAGGATAAGTATGAAAAGCGATCTAGCAAACGATGA